Proteins found in one Arthrobacter pascens genomic segment:
- the exaC gene encoding acetaldehyde dehydrogenase ExaC: protein MTVYVQPGQEGSKVQFKDRYENWIGGEWVAPTTGQYIENVSPVNGKQFTEVARGAAADVELALDAAHKAAPAWGKASATERAAVLNRIADRIDANLEMLAVAETWDNGKPIRETLNADIPLAADHFRYFASAIRAQEGRLSQLDDDTTAYHFHEPLGVVGQIIPWNFPILMAVWKLAPALAAGNAVVLKPASNTPASILVLAELIADLLPAGLLNIVNGFGTEVGKPLASSPRIRKIAFTGETSTGRLISQYASQNLIPVTLELGGKSPNIFFNDVADSSDAFYDKALEGFTLYAFNQGEVCSSPSRALVQDGIYDSFMADAVARTQKIIQGNPLDTNTQIGAQASVGQMEKILSYIDIGLDEGAKILAGGAQTELDGDLAGGFYVQPTIFEGNNKMRIFQEEIFGPVLSVARFTDYNDAISIANDTLYGLGAGVWSRNGNVAYRAGREIQAGRVWVNNYHAYPAGAAFGGYKSSGIGRENHSMMLDHYQQTKNLLVSHSENKLGFF from the coding sequence ATGACTGTTTATGTACAGCCCGGCCAAGAAGGATCCAAGGTCCAGTTCAAGGACCGCTACGAGAACTGGATCGGCGGCGAGTGGGTGGCTCCTACCACCGGCCAATACATCGAGAACGTCTCCCCAGTGAACGGCAAGCAGTTCACCGAGGTGGCCCGCGGTGCCGCTGCTGATGTTGAGCTGGCACTGGATGCCGCCCACAAGGCCGCCCCAGCGTGGGGCAAGGCCTCGGCCACGGAGCGCGCCGCCGTGCTGAACAGGATCGCGGATCGGATCGACGCCAACCTCGAGATGCTGGCCGTGGCCGAAACCTGGGACAACGGCAAACCCATCCGTGAAACTCTCAACGCGGACATCCCGCTCGCCGCGGACCACTTCCGCTACTTCGCCAGCGCTATCCGCGCCCAGGAAGGCCGGCTGTCCCAGCTCGACGACGACACGACGGCCTACCACTTCCACGAACCGCTCGGCGTGGTCGGACAGATCATCCCGTGGAACTTCCCCATCCTGATGGCCGTCTGGAAGCTGGCCCCGGCGCTCGCCGCAGGCAACGCCGTGGTCCTCAAGCCGGCGTCCAATACGCCGGCCTCCATCCTGGTCCTGGCCGAACTCATCGCGGACCTGCTCCCGGCGGGCCTGCTGAACATCGTCAACGGCTTCGGCACAGAGGTTGGCAAGCCGCTGGCGTCCAGCCCCCGGATCCGGAAGATCGCCTTCACCGGCGAAACATCCACGGGACGGCTGATCAGCCAGTACGCCAGCCAGAACCTGATTCCGGTCACCCTGGAACTGGGCGGCAAGAGCCCCAACATCTTCTTCAACGACGTTGCCGACTCCAGCGACGCCTTCTACGACAAGGCCCTTGAAGGCTTCACCCTGTATGCCTTCAACCAGGGCGAAGTCTGCAGCAGCCCGTCCCGCGCCCTGGTCCAGGATGGCATCTACGATTCCTTCATGGCCGACGCCGTCGCCCGGACGCAGAAAATCATCCAGGGCAACCCACTGGACACCAACACCCAGATCGGCGCCCAGGCGTCGGTAGGCCAGATGGAGAAGATCCTCTCCTACATCGATATCGGGCTCGACGAGGGCGCCAAGATCCTGGCCGGCGGTGCACAGACGGAGCTCGACGGCGATCTGGCCGGCGGCTTCTACGTCCAGCCCACCATCTTCGAGGGCAACAACAAGATGCGGATCTTCCAGGAGGAAATCTTCGGCCCCGTGCTCTCCGTGGCACGCTTTACGGACTACAACGACGCCATCAGCATCGCCAACGACACCCTGTACGGCCTTGGTGCCGGCGTCTGGTCCCGCAACGGGAACGTGGCTTACCGCGCCGGCCGCGAAATCCAGGCCGGCCGCGTCTGGGTCAACAACTACCACGCCTACCCGGCCGGTGCCGCGTTCGGCGGCTACAAGTCCTCGGGCATCGGCCGTGAGAACCACTCCATGATGCTGGACCACTACCAGCAGACCAAGAACCTCCTGGTCAGCCACTCCGAAAATAAGCTCGGCTTCTTCTAG
- a CDS encoding LysR family transcriptional regulator, translating to MHLRTLIAVLRTGSFAEAARRLGYTGSAVSQQMASLERAAKVSLFERDAHGIRPTPTADFLAQRAQEVLAAFGEFEDEVQAMSEGSVGRVRLGSFPTASQQLLPLALSVFVQSHENVEIELDEGEPEKLVPLLIDRDLDLALVYHYDLVPHAWPKALRSTKLLSEELVLLLPAGHSMAGSDISLAELKSETWVSTGIRTSGARSLRRACAAEGFEPVVKFRSDDYDVIRGFVRSGLGIGVIPALAHVGSDGIATATVRDLAVRRHVVALYPPTSVNPAVQGAISALKGSSAAAADRMEHVSVG from the coding sequence TTGCATCTGAGAACCCTGATCGCTGTGCTGCGCACCGGGTCGTTTGCCGAAGCTGCCCGCCGGCTCGGGTACACGGGATCGGCCGTTTCCCAGCAGATGGCCAGCCTGGAACGGGCAGCGAAAGTCTCGCTGTTCGAACGGGACGCCCACGGCATCAGGCCGACACCCACCGCCGACTTCCTGGCCCAGCGGGCGCAGGAGGTCCTGGCCGCGTTCGGAGAGTTTGAGGACGAGGTGCAGGCAATGTCCGAAGGAAGCGTGGGGAGGGTCAGGCTGGGCAGTTTTCCCACGGCGAGCCAACAATTGCTGCCGTTGGCCCTGTCTGTCTTCGTGCAGTCCCATGAAAATGTGGAGATCGAACTTGATGAGGGAGAACCGGAAAAGCTGGTCCCCCTGTTGATTGACCGGGATCTGGATCTCGCCTTGGTCTATCACTACGATCTTGTGCCCCACGCCTGGCCCAAGGCCCTGCGCTCCACAAAGCTGCTCAGTGAAGAGCTGGTGCTTCTTCTGCCTGCCGGCCACAGCATGGCGGGATCTGATATTTCCCTCGCAGAGCTGAAATCCGAAACCTGGGTTTCCACCGGGATAAGGACCTCAGGGGCACGCTCACTGCGACGGGCATGCGCCGCCGAGGGGTTCGAGCCCGTTGTAAAGTTCCGCAGTGACGATTACGACGTGATCCGTGGATTCGTCCGGTCCGGACTGGGGATCGGGGTCATTCCCGCGCTGGCCCACGTGGGCAGCGATGGCATTGCCACTGCCACTGTGCGGGACCTTGCGGTCCGGCGGCACGTTGTGGCCCTCTATCCCCCAACCAGTGTCAACCCCGCCGTCCAGGGGGCCATCAGCGCGCTGAAGGGTTCTTCAGCCGCTGCGGCGGACCGGATGGAACATGTGTCCGTCGGCTGA
- a CDS encoding ArsR/SmtB family transcription factor, with amino-acid sequence MVVDLMSDADVDRLFQAFADATRRDIVRRVTVAEYSVSGLAALYAMSFAAVQKHVAVLERASLVTKEKRGREQIVRGNHEGLQKARRLLDEYEAIWRQRVGRIADILAEG; translated from the coding sequence ATGGTTGTAGATCTAATGAGTGATGCCGACGTCGACCGCCTCTTCCAGGCGTTCGCTGATGCTACCCGCCGGGATATTGTCCGCCGGGTTACGGTGGCTGAATATTCGGTGTCCGGCCTTGCTGCCCTCTACGCCATGAGTTTCGCTGCAGTGCAGAAGCATGTGGCGGTGTTGGAACGCGCGTCCTTGGTTACCAAGGAAAAGCGCGGAAGGGAGCAGATCGTGCGGGGCAATCATGAAGGCCTGCAGAAAGCCCGGCGACTGCTCGATGAGTATGAGGCGATCTGGCGGCAACGAGTCGGGCGGATCGCGGACATTCTGGCTGAAGGATAG
- a CDS encoding SRPBCC family protein: MTVISSTKNLEALSFTLVAEFDAGVERVWQIWEDPRQLERWWGPPTWPATFEDFDFQPGGKAAYYMTGPEGEKAAGWWRFTAIQAPNSLEFDDGFADDNGAPVEAMGTTHATVTLEENGGRTRMTINSSFESEEQMEKMVDMGMEEGMKEAVGQIDAILSEHARA; encoded by the coding sequence ATGACAGTTATCAGTTCCACCAAGAATCTCGAGGCATTGAGCTTCACCCTTGTCGCCGAGTTTGATGCCGGCGTCGAGCGGGTCTGGCAGATCTGGGAAGACCCTCGCCAGCTTGAGCGCTGGTGGGGACCGCCCACCTGGCCTGCCACTTTCGAGGACTTCGACTTCCAGCCGGGCGGGAAGGCCGCGTACTACATGACCGGCCCCGAGGGCGAAAAGGCCGCGGGCTGGTGGCGCTTCACGGCCATCCAGGCCCCGAACAGCCTGGAGTTCGACGACGGTTTCGCCGATGACAACGGCGCTCCCGTCGAGGCCATGGGGACCACCCATGCGACCGTCACCCTCGAGGAGAACGGCGGCCGAACCCGGATGACCATCAACTCGTCCTTCGAATCCGAGGAGCAGATGGAGAAGATGGTCGACATGGGCATGGAAGAGGGCATGAAGGAGGCCGTCGGCCAGATCGATGCCATCCTTTCCGAGCACGCACGCGCCTGA
- a CDS encoding VOC family protein, producing MSGEPVFFEIGVEDAQRGMAFYGALFGWEFAPGPSQEGFTIGTPGIPGGVHGGDPGAVPYIFFRVDDMDAALDRVRELGGSVDDADLAGEDGAAEYGRFKLCKDDQGSAFGLHQPPRPAV from the coding sequence ATGTCCGGTGAGCCAGTGTTTTTTGAAATCGGCGTAGAAGACGCCCAGCGTGGTATGGCGTTCTACGGCGCGCTCTTCGGCTGGGAGTTCGCTCCCGGACCCTCCCAAGAGGGGTTTACCATCGGGACCCCAGGGATCCCCGGCGGCGTGCACGGCGGAGACCCCGGTGCCGTGCCCTATATATTCTTCCGAGTGGACGACATGGACGCTGCGTTGGACCGGGTGCGGGAACTGGGTGGCTCAGTCGATGATGCGGACCTTGCGGGCGAGGATGGTGCTGCGGAGTACGGCAGGTTCAAGCTTTGCAAGGATGATCAGGGTTCAGCCTTCGGCCTGCACCAACCTCCACGTCCGGCCGTCTAG
- a CDS encoding Glu/Leu/Phe/Val family dehydrogenase, with protein MTDSVFGLIDEWGPEKIVVVSDRRTGMRGVLVLDNTARGTGKGGTRMSPTLTVQEVARLARTMTWKWAAVDLFHGGAKAGILGDPNSPDKEAILRAFARTLSNEVPAEYVFGLDMGLSEEDAAIFLDELGDRGASTGLPRALGGLPYDQLGVTGYGVAEAVDAAAQSRNITLKGSRVAIQGFGAVGQAAATRLVELGAVVVAVSTAVGAVHDPDGLDVDRLVRLRAGAGDACVNHYGTVLPAEFALTVDADILVPAAREDTVTDVIAASTNVKLVVEGANLPTSISSRGILHERGIAVVPDFIANAGGIVAAAHSMAARYSPFVVEPADIFAMISTKLRANTIAVLDESAKAGLTPHEAAYALAKNRVLEAMRLRRQTPKAATEAIDVLV; from the coding sequence GTGACTGACAGCGTATTTGGCCTGATCGACGAGTGGGGTCCGGAAAAGATAGTTGTTGTGTCGGACCGCAGGACGGGCATGCGCGGAGTCCTGGTCCTGGACAACACAGCCCGGGGAACGGGCAAGGGCGGGACCAGGATGAGCCCCACGCTTACGGTGCAGGAAGTGGCACGCCTCGCGCGGACAATGACATGGAAGTGGGCGGCTGTCGATCTGTTCCACGGCGGTGCCAAGGCCGGCATTCTGGGCGATCCCAATAGCCCGGACAAGGAGGCGATATTGCGTGCCTTTGCCCGGACGCTGTCGAACGAGGTCCCGGCTGAGTACGTCTTCGGACTCGACATGGGACTCTCCGAGGAGGACGCGGCGATATTCCTTGACGAACTTGGGGATCGCGGAGCCTCTACTGGACTTCCCCGGGCCCTGGGCGGCCTGCCCTACGATCAACTGGGCGTGACCGGGTACGGCGTAGCTGAAGCCGTGGACGCCGCAGCCCAGAGCCGGAATATCACCCTGAAGGGATCCCGCGTGGCGATCCAGGGATTCGGTGCGGTGGGCCAGGCCGCAGCAACCCGTCTGGTGGAACTGGGGGCGGTGGTGGTTGCTGTCTCGACGGCTGTCGGTGCGGTCCACGACCCTGACGGTCTTGATGTGGATAGGCTCGTCAGGCTCCGGGCCGGAGCCGGGGACGCCTGTGTGAACCACTACGGTACGGTGCTGCCGGCAGAGTTCGCCCTGACCGTGGACGCGGACATCCTGGTCCCCGCCGCGCGGGAAGACACCGTCACGGACGTCATCGCGGCCTCCACCAACGTCAAACTTGTGGTTGAGGGCGCGAACCTTCCAACATCCATCAGTTCCCGTGGCATCCTTCACGAACGTGGCATCGCCGTCGTCCCGGATTTCATTGCCAATGCCGGCGGCATCGTGGCCGCCGCGCACTCCATGGCCGCCCGGTACTCGCCTTTCGTGGTGGAGCCCGCCGACATCTTCGCCATGATCTCCACGAAGCTGCGCGCCAACACGATCGCTGTGCTGGACGAGAGCGCCAAAGCCGGCCTGACCCCCCATGAAGCCGCCTACGCCCTGGCGAAAAACCGCGTCCTGGAAGCCATGCGGCTGCGCCGCCAGACGCCAAAGGCAGCCACCGAAGCGATCGACGTGTTGGTATAG
- a CDS encoding ornithine cyclodeaminase family protein, which yields MTQPAPIFISGSDLGKTVTIPDAVRELENFLLDGFDPEHDGLRTRLATSRGQLLQMPSTSSHYAGTKVLTISPDNASAGLPVVQGLYALFGGSDQRPLAVIDGTALTNLRTPAVSALGALRLSSPCPKSLLVFGTGPQAWEHIKAFDSVFALTSIGVVGRNAAASRALAERASQIGLNAHVSSADKVADAELIICCTGSAEPLFDGSRVKDTAVVVAMGSHEPGRRELDDALMSRAGIYVESLRSSLNEAGDIIQALTSGAIAGPESLNTLADMMSGRIHAREDRPAVFKTTGMPWEDLAIAAAAYEACSPEISEPALTWNVRP from the coding sequence ATGACTCAACCAGCCCCCATCTTCATCAGCGGATCCGACCTCGGGAAGACGGTCACCATCCCCGACGCAGTCAGGGAGCTGGAAAACTTCCTGCTGGACGGTTTCGATCCCGAGCATGATGGTCTACGCACGAGACTGGCCACCAGCAGGGGACAACTGCTGCAGATGCCGTCCACCTCCAGCCACTACGCCGGAACGAAGGTCCTTACGATCAGCCCTGACAATGCATCCGCCGGGCTCCCCGTGGTTCAGGGCCTGTACGCGCTCTTCGGCGGCTCCGACCAACGGCCCTTGGCAGTAATTGACGGCACGGCACTGACAAACCTCCGCACGCCGGCTGTGTCTGCCTTGGGCGCTTTGCGGCTCTCCTCGCCGTGCCCCAAGAGTCTCCTGGTCTTCGGCACCGGACCGCAGGCATGGGAGCACATCAAGGCTTTTGACAGCGTCTTTGCGCTAACCAGCATCGGAGTTGTGGGGCGGAATGCAGCCGCCTCGAGGGCTCTGGCCGAACGTGCCTCTCAAATCGGGCTGAACGCCCATGTTTCAAGCGCGGACAAGGTGGCTGATGCCGAGCTGATCATCTGCTGTACCGGTTCAGCCGAGCCGCTCTTTGACGGTTCGAGGGTGAAGGACACGGCGGTCGTCGTCGCCATGGGTTCACATGAACCGGGAAGGCGTGAACTGGATGACGCCCTGATGTCCCGTGCAGGCATCTACGTCGAATCCCTCCGGAGTTCCCTCAACGAGGCCGGCGACATCATCCAGGCATTGACCTCCGGCGCCATTGCCGGGCCGGAGAGTCTCAACACCCTGGCGGATATGATGTCCGGTCGTATCCACGCCCGGGAGGACCGGCCCGCGGTGTTCAAGACGACAGGCATGCCGTGGGAGGATCTCGCCATCGCTGCCGCAGCCTATGAAGCGTGCTCCCCGGAAATCAGCGAGCCTGCCCTGACGTGGAATGTTCGGCCATGA
- a CDS encoding adenylate kinase gives MLIIGPPGSGKGTQAERISERLGVVAISTGDIFRANVKGETPLGIEARKYMDDGDFVPDTVTNKMVRDRLSEPDVEDGFLLDGYPRTTAQVDYLDAILANGEQKLDVVLQLTADDEELVARLLGRAKETGRSDDTEAVIQHRLDLYHEQTEAVVAKYAGRGILTKVDGIGGIDEVTNRVLGAIENLSSVSIVSTR, from the coding sequence ATGTTGATTATTGGACCTCCCGGTTCCGGCAAGGGAACGCAGGCGGAACGCATTTCGGAGCGCCTCGGCGTTGTTGCGATCTCCACCGGTGACATCTTCCGCGCCAACGTCAAGGGTGAGACGCCGCTTGGCATCGAAGCCAGGAAGTACATGGACGACGGTGACTTCGTTCCGGACACTGTCACCAACAAAATGGTGCGGGACCGGCTCAGCGAGCCCGACGTCGAGGACGGCTTCCTGCTGGACGGCTACCCCCGGACTACGGCGCAGGTGGACTACCTTGACGCGATCCTTGCCAACGGTGAGCAGAAGCTTGACGTGGTCCTGCAGCTGACTGCTGACGACGAGGAACTCGTTGCACGCCTTCTGGGCCGTGCCAAGGAAACCGGCCGGAGCGACGACACCGAGGCCGTCATCCAGCACCGGCTGGACCTGTACCACGAGCAGACCGAGGCCGTTGTGGCCAAGTATGCCGGGCGGGGCATACTGACCAAGGTTGACGGCATTGGAGGGATCGACGAGGTGACTAACCGCGTGTTGGGCGCCATCGAAAACCTAAGCAGTGTCTCCATCGTAAGCACGCGGTAG
- a CDS encoding MFS transporter — protein sequence MTALGSRLAPKPSAKAPRAMTRKRWLIIWLAFIGLSINYLDRSSLSVALPFMGKDFELTATQQGLIFAAFFWAYDFCQLAAGWYVDKVGPRRSFSLAAVWWSVFTMVTAAAQGFWSLFAARFLLGVGESPAPSTAAKVVATWFPVRERAFATSIWDSGSRVGAVIALPIVTLIVAVTSWHAVFIIIGVAGLIWAAVWWKVYRSPEEHPTANAAEVAYIQEGGARSASSDDAGAAKLPWRALFKYRTILSMMFGFFCLNSAIYFFITFFPSYLVKERGFDLLKFGFFGAIPGICAVGFGWLAGYVADRAVQRGVSITRVRKTAIAGGLTGGSVIMFAALVPEAWMALALLSVAYSSLTVAATGIWSLPADVAPSSRHVGSIGGLQNFASNLAGIFTPILIGVLVDLTGSFVAPLAVIGVVSLLGAANYLFIMGKIEPLKVPVPASA from the coding sequence ATGACTGCTCTAGGCAGTAGGCTCGCCCCCAAACCGTCCGCCAAGGCCCCCCGCGCCATGACCCGCAAACGCTGGCTGATCATCTGGCTCGCTTTCATCGGGCTCAGTATCAATTATCTGGACCGTTCCAGCCTCAGTGTGGCCCTGCCCTTCATGGGCAAGGACTTTGAACTCACCGCCACCCAGCAGGGACTCATCTTTGCCGCATTCTTCTGGGCGTACGATTTCTGCCAGCTGGCCGCCGGCTGGTATGTCGACAAGGTCGGGCCGCGAAGGTCCTTCTCGCTGGCGGCCGTGTGGTGGTCCGTCTTCACCATGGTGACGGCCGCGGCTCAGGGCTTCTGGTCGCTGTTCGCTGCCAGGTTCCTGCTCGGTGTCGGTGAAAGCCCGGCCCCGAGTACCGCAGCCAAAGTGGTGGCCACCTGGTTCCCGGTCCGCGAGCGGGCCTTTGCCACCAGCATCTGGGATTCCGGATCCCGGGTGGGTGCGGTCATCGCGCTGCCCATCGTCACGCTGATTGTCGCGGTCACCTCGTGGCATGCGGTCTTCATCATCATCGGCGTAGCCGGCCTTATCTGGGCCGCCGTGTGGTGGAAGGTGTACCGCAGCCCCGAAGAACACCCGACGGCCAACGCTGCCGAAGTGGCTTACATCCAGGAGGGCGGCGCCCGGAGCGCGTCCAGCGACGATGCAGGAGCTGCGAAGCTCCCATGGCGGGCACTCTTCAAATACCGCACCATCCTCAGCATGATGTTCGGATTCTTCTGCCTGAACAGCGCCATCTACTTCTTCATCACCTTCTTCCCGAGCTACCTGGTGAAGGAGCGCGGATTCGACCTGCTCAAATTCGGCTTCTTCGGTGCCATCCCAGGCATTTGTGCGGTGGGATTCGGGTGGCTGGCCGGCTACGTCGCCGACCGTGCCGTACAGCGCGGAGTCTCGATAACCCGCGTCCGCAAGACCGCCATCGCCGGCGGACTGACCGGCGGTTCGGTCATCATGTTCGCTGCCCTGGTGCCCGAGGCGTGGATGGCCCTGGCGTTGCTGTCGGTAGCTTACTCCAGCCTCACTGTCGCCGCCACCGGCATCTGGTCACTGCCCGCGGATGTTGCCCCGAGTTCCCGGCACGTCGGGTCCATTGGCGGCCTCCAGAACTTCGCTTCCAACCTGGCCGGCATTTTCACGCCGATCCTGATCGGCGTGCTGGTGGATCTGACGGGTTCCTTCGTGGCGCCGCTCGCCGTCATCGGAGTCGTTTCGCTGTTGGGTGCCGCGAACTATCTGTTCATTATGGGCAAGATCGAACCGCTGAAGGTGCCGGTGCCTGCCTCGGCGTAG